A stretch of DNA from Kwoniella mangroviensis CBS 8507 chromosome 1 map unlocalized Ctg01, whole genome shotgun sequence:
ATCATGTGGGCGGTTTTTGAGATCATACACACAATTGAATCCATATATTAAACCATAGTGTGTTTACCACAGGTGTCCTTCCATCAGCAGAGGCTAAGAAACTACGTTAACTCCATACACTTACGGTCGAAGACGATGTTTTGACTCGACTCACAGTATTTTgcctctgctgctgcttgACTTGCAAACGCAATGATCCAAGCTGGTATAGCGATGATGAAAGTGACCAGGAACACTGGATGTCTGAAGACATAGCCCGGGTCAAACCCATGGTCGAACATTGTGtggattggatgaagatgctatGTATCCTTGGGATAGCAAAGTTGATAGGATCGTCCAAGTTCGGATCAGATTCTAGTGATATACGTTGCAAGTTGATAAAGTGAATAATCGTTGTTGAAGGTGTGAAACAGTGAGTTGAAAGAGCGAGTAAACAAAACGAAAACATGAAAACATCATGTCAACCAGATgtattctcatcattcaaccATCCAATCTGCGGTATATCACCAGGCATTACAATCAATCCTAATGCGAACATCACCTGATTACGAAGTCAAACCTAACCACATTACGAATCGGTATCTGACGCGTTTCTTTGTTGACAGGTGAAAATGTTGATTTCTTCCTCACATTTCTTCGCAATTGCCGTGTTAC
This window harbors:
- a CDS encoding high osmolarity signaling protein SHO1, whose amino-acid sequence is MFDHGFDPGYVFRHPVFLVTFIIAIPAWIIAFASQAAAEAKYSSADGRTPVVNTLWFNIWIQLAVIIHLL